Part of the Salminus brasiliensis chromosome 2, fSalBra1.hap2, whole genome shotgun sequence genome, TTGGCGGGGTGATACTGATGGCTTTTTGCATGAAGGAGCAGAGAGACACACTTACTGTGGGGTTCTAGCTGACTCAATCTCCTGCCTAGCTCCACAGTGTGCTCTCACTAAGGTCGCTTTCACAGTCAGAGCTCTACAGGGAGGATCTGTAGGAACTCTAGTGTTGATGCAGGACGCAGCTCAGGGCTGATTCatatgtctgtgtttgtatatgtgtgtgtgtgtgtgtgtgtgtgtgtgtgtgtgtgtgtgtgtggtctcaACTCCCATATAACCGACTTccaaatgtgtttgtttgttggggGTTGAGAGTGAATGCGGCATGTTGGGGATGTTTTGGATAAGTCCATGGGACTGACCATCgctgcactttttaaaaatgatcgGTGTCTTGTCGCCAAGGACTGCAATGTGTCACCTGACCTTTGCCCTCTGTTCTCCAGTGCGGCCTGAGCAGTGAGAGGTTTTCTCATTACTCTGCCACCCACACAGAGCAAATGATTCTTTACTGGAAGTACTACACAATCTATTAATCAGTAGCAGTCACTGCCAGGACAATTAAATCTAAGCAGTAAATGTCAATACTTTTAGTAATTTAGTTTTGTCTAATGTAATCTGATGAGCTGAACGTTTTGGCCTTTCCTCCTGATAGTATCTCTATTAGACTAAACCCGTGCTCACACAAGGGATATTAAAGTATCACGTTAGAGTTGACTAGATCCAAACAACACAGGTCCTCTTTCAGCAGTATCCACTCAAGATCTTTTATCTTCATATGAGCTCACAAAACATCCAAAAGGGCGTTCACAGTTTAAAACGAGCTAATGCTGACAAGTCCACCGAGTTGACAACCTGCCATTATTGACAATGCCTCCTACCGGAGTTTAAAGTGGCTCGGCGCCAAGTCGGCCAGATTCAGAAAGATTTTGAAAAGCACATGTCATGTGGTGAGGGCCAGTGATTGTGCCACCTTGATTTTTCATGCCAGCATATAGATACACCTCTTCACATCTTCAGCTGGACAGGTGCTTTATACTGACCTTCTCAtttgcccctctctctctctctgtcactcatATTGTTTCTTAGGGAGCATTTGAACTGATCTTGCACCAGATAAAAACAAAGCAAGGTGTCTTGCAGGAAATATCTGTAGTCACTTGAACATATTCTTATTAGACGCTCTCTCTGCACCATTATGTGATGCATGATAAATGAACCATGAGTTGCCTGTGCAAATAATTATGTTACCAAGTGCTCCACCAACCAAAGaacaaaataaatgatcaaGTTAACGTTTTGAGAAACTCCTTTTTGTGGATGCTTAATGTAAATACATGCTCATGAGAAATGATTCAGTCCTCTGAAAACAGCCAGTAGTTCTTCCAGTATTTGGCCTTCACTACACTGTATCACCTCCAATGTGACATGGTCTATATGAGTCAgaaacatctcaaaataatgagatgaTGAGATGTGCTTATGAAGTACTGTTTAATAGATGTGTGAAGTTATTATGATGTTAGCGAGTGGATGGCGTTAGCGAGTGGACCTGTGGTGGTGCTGGTTGTGTTTGGCTGGGCATTAGTGCAGAGGAACTGGAGAGCAGAGTGCGGCCCAGCATGAAAGCCTGGGTTGATCCTCCTGGGCTGATACTGTTTAGAAACAATAACACACCTCCCCATCCTCACTGCCACAGATGAGTCAGTGCCCTTACTTACtacacactcattctctctcattctctcactcacttactcatttTGCAAGatctgcttttctctctctcatcaattCTCCCTCACTCCGTCCCTCCCTCACTCGCTCCCTTACTTATTTTGTACAATCTTCTTGGTCTCTCATTTTAGAGGAATTTTCCTCCTTCTTCACTAAGACCTTTACTTTCATATGAGTTTACTTCACTCATATATCTTCAGCGCAACCATTTGGACAGTGCACAGCAGAGCTTTGATTCGGTTCTAGCCTGCGCCCTCTGAAGTACCTGATCTGGTGTTGGAATTTCCAGACCTGACCAAGCACCATCTCTCATTCATGTCtccctttacctttacatttactaTACCAAGCAAAATATTCAACAAATATCATATACCAATCCGCaagaaaatattcaacaaataTCATATATCAATCCGCAGCACATAAAAAGAAACATATAAAACTAAAGGAATCCGACCCAAGGTCAGGATTGTGTATTTTCAGTCTTCTTTATAATGCACTGTTTCAGTGTCTCTGTGCCCTGTGCTGGGGGTTCTCTTTAATCTGAGCAGAACAAGGCCCTCTTGTGTGTGCTTCCTGACAGCGTTCCAGTGTTTCACTTTTACCTTCGCCTTGTCATTCTATGCCTGTCTGTTAGCTTATCTGTGCACACAGAGCAACTGGCTTTTGGCTTTTACGGGATCGATTTGCACTCTCAGGGCCATTTCTCGCTCATAAATCTCTACGAATATATGGTGAAAATAATGAGGAGTGACAGAAGTGAGGAGCTTTTTTCCCCAACCAGCACATGCTAGGCCAGGACGCAGCGCATTATTTAGGAGACGCAGGAGGGGGATAAAAGGACTTTCCAAAGAAAGGAAAACTCATCTTCAAATGCCTGGCAGGGAAATTATTTCACAGATCAGTTTAACGGAACGGAAAAATGGCAATGTTCGCAGCGTTACAAATTCCGTAGCTTGACATACAGATTTTGGGATTTATGGATCAGGCAAATAGAActagcacctacctgttaagtTCTGGGGTGAGTTCAAAGAAGGGACGCACAACATTTGATTTATTAACTGTGAGCGCAAAATTGGCCTTTGCATTAATGATGCTGGGTAAAAAGGGCTGCTTGAGAggtaaataaagtaaatcattttGCTTTAAACATTGCAAGCCAACATTTAATGGTGTTTCAGGACAAGGGTTTTTGCAaaaattttatattttagatCCAGGTCACCATGGAACAGACTGCGATGAGCAGTAGTGGCATCCTATGAGAATCCCAAGAGATACTCTCAGACACCCTTAATATTAAATGGCCTTGTAAAACAACTGTAATATCCATACAACAGTGAAACCCTTTGCTAAGACATGACTGAACTTGTCCTGATGTGACCAACTTATTCACCACCATACTTTACTGCCACCTGCTGGTTGCTCTAATGTGTGCATTCCCACTCCTCCCCAGCAGCTGCAAAAAGTGGGTCTCAGACCCACCACCGCTCTCTcaagagtgaaagagtgaatATTTTGAAATAGCACTGAATTATGCTTTACTTTGGCACAGTCAAGGCACCAGCTCTGTGATATGCGTAATTGTTTCAAGACACTTGGACTGTGTGCCCAGTATCCAAAACTGCATACGAGAGCAGAGGTCTTTTTGACTGCAGAAGCTGTCAACTGTCAAAGGTACAGGCACTTGGACCTCCAAATGATTTAAAGTGGGACACAATGGCACCATTAATTAGAATTACTGCAAAACGAGTTTAGGCTGCCTGTCAACATTTTAATCATCTTTCCTCCAATGAATGGTCCAGTGTGATTATTGGCTTTTGCTGTTGCACAAGAATGTGCTGCTTAAGACAGTCCTGATGTACTATGTTTAAAACTCAGAGTCAAACGTGGAAGTTTGtctaaaaacagtaaaaagaaaaaaaacttctgGACCCCCTGACAAGTCGTTCCATGGGCCAGTGCCTTCTTTGAAGGTGTTTCATATCATCACTCAGTGATTTATTTTGGTTAGATGCAGGGCCCTGGAACTGTTGAGTCTTTGGGCAAAATGCAGAACAAGCAAGGCCTTGGGCCCAAAAAATGTTCTGAAAGGAAAAGGGGTTTGGCAGAGGGTGGATCATCAGCATGGATTCGCTGGTTTTGAGGGAGGGTGATTCGAATTGTGAGTATACTGATACTGCAGTCAGAATAAGCAAAATATGCAAGAAAGAACTACACCTTAATATGCCTGCAGATCTCAGGAAACATGCACTTCTTTTAAATACAAGTAACACAAATCAGCGACTTTCTACTCAAGCTACaacaaatattataaatattatctCCATCATTTAATGAATTGACTAGCTAAAACACTGCAACTTCTATATCTTCCTCTGACTTCATCCCCACCACAACACCAACATCATTCAAAGATTAATTTCTTTATGGTGCAACAAAAATACACAAGACAAATTGCACCCAATGCTTCCTGAACTGTATCGGCAagataatttacatttattctgcATTATTTTATATCATGGAGCATCATCCTTTTTTCCATCATTTATCATCATACCTTTTTTTCCAATTAGGGACATCATTTAGGGACAGATTTAatggctctctttctctctgtcttttaggAAGCGGTCAGTAACCCACGCCCAGCTGATGCATGACAAGGGTCGGACGCTGCAGGACTTTAAGAGGCGCATGTGGTTGCAGGAGCTGCTCCATGAAGTCCATACAGCAGAGATCCGCGAAGTGCAACAGAGGGGCGGAGTCAGTGGAGGTGGAGgcggaggtggggtggtgaacgtAGGTGTTCCCATTGGCGTCGGCATCAGCGTGAGCCCAGGCACTGCCCACCCGAAGCCTGCCGGTGGTACCAAGAATCTGCCAATTAGCTTCAGCCTGGATGATGAGGAGGGCACCAACCTGCCACAGGAAACCAACAAGTCACAGCCATACAAGGACAGCGCCATGAAGGTGGGcgggaaaaagaagaagaaagggcgtgcagggaagagaagagaaggagagaaa contains:
- the pthlha gene encoding parathyroid hormone-like hormone a; the protein is MLCSRRLLQHWCLAVFLLCSPVPHYGRPIDALSNRMKRSVTHAQLMHDKGRTLQDFKRRMWLQELLHEVHTAEIREVQQRGGVSGGGGGGGVVNVGVPIGVGISVSPGTAHPKPAGGTKNLPISFSLDDEEGTNLPQETNKSQPYKDSAMKVGGKKKKKGRAGKRREGEKRKRRARSLSWALVDELGSGLHLEWRPLVGQRGVLH